GACTGAAAATGTTCCCGAAAATATTAGCCAGTTCGCAAATCCACAACAAGGTGGCGCTTCAGGAGGAGGAGGTGGTGGAGCCGGTGGACAGAATGAAGGTCAATTGCCATCAACTACTTTCGAAAATCAGTTTGTATCTGTGAACTCAAAGGGTGCTTCAAGTGTATCTCAAAATGTATTTAATTCTATTGTAAACTTTGGAGAGATAGGAGGTAGCGGTATACGAGTACAAGCTCTTTTCAGTGCATTTGAAGCTGATAACTTGGGTGAAATTTTAGCATCTCCAACAGTAAAGGTATTAGATGGTCAGGAAGGACGTATACAGGTAGGTCAGGACTTCTCTATCAAACAGCGTGATTTTGCCGGCAATGTTACCGATCAATTCTTTAGCGTTGGTACTATCCTTCAGGTGACTCCCCAGATTATTGAACAACAGGATACCACTTTTATTCACCTAACCATTGAGGCTGAACGCTCATCCGCTCAACCCGACCCGGTAAGTACTGTCATTAATAAACAGCAGGCGACAACCCAGTCTGTACTAATGGATGGAGAGGCTACAGTAATTGCAGGTTTGTATAGAACGGAGTCTTCCGAGGTTAGAAGAGGTATACCGGTACTTAAGGATCTCCCACCATGGTTTTTCGGTCTGCGCTATCTATTTGGATACAATTCTACTGATTACCAAATGAGAGAATTGGTTATTCTTATACAGGCTTCCATTGAGCCTTCAATTCCTGAACGCTTTGCTAAAACGGAATACAAGGATAAATTTGAAATTCTTGGGCAAGAGCGCGAAAGGATAAGAGAAGAACTGCGTAAGAGTACTATGAATACCGATAAACTCATTGAACGGGAAGAAGAGCCCGCACCTCCGGAAACTATGCAAGAAGAAGAGGAAGGTTCAGGTATGAATGACACTCAACCAATGATGGAAGAAGAACCAGAACAACAGGAGGAACCTGAGGCAGAAGAGCCTGAAGAGCCACAGGAAACTTCTAATAATCAGATGAATATGAACACTGATCCGGAAGTAAAAACCGAACCGGTTACTCTGAATTTTGATTTAAATGATGAAGAGGAAGCTACTGATCAAAATCAGGACCAGGACGCTGATTCAGAAGGTGGAGCAGCTGAAATGACAAGTGATACTTCAGGTTCATCTGTTTCCGGAGCCGCCAATTCATCGGATGAATCGACTCAAAATACGACCAATAAAAATCAGAAAAAGTACACTAACGGTGATACCTATTATGTAATTGCAGGTTCGTTTAAGAATGAGCAGAATGCGGTTGATTTTAAGGATAGACTTGCTACAAATAACTATCCTGCGGTATTGTTCAATAAACCTGATTCTGATTTCTTCTTCGTTGCCTACGACAGATTCAGCAATTTAAATCATGCTAAAGCAGCATTAGCCGATATTGTTCAGAATGAAAACGATGGCGCCTGGATTTACAAGATGCAGTAAACTGAAGTATCCTTATCACAATATTATTAAGCCGCTACTATCAATGTATAGTTGCGGCTTTTTCTTTAGAATTGTTCTAACTTCGATTTAATATTTACTTATACTGAAATTATTTAATTCTTCTTTAGTTTCTAAAGGAAAAACACATATGGGATGGATTCGTTACTACTCTTTCTTTTCCATCACTATGTTCAATTTATCCATTTCTAAAGAAGTTGAGACGCTTGAACTTAAAGTGAAATTATTCTCTATTAGTAAGGTGCGGCAGGCTTCCATAGCCTCAGTCCGAACTCTACCTAAGGAAATCTCTTGATTGAAAGTATCTATCCAAAAATAAATTTGAATCTCCACGAAATTAGGGGTGAAGTTTGATATTAGAAGGGTTGGTTTCGGATTTTTAAGTATTTCTTCAATAGATGCCAATTCGTTTACGAGTAGTTCAAGGGCTTTTTGTATGTTATCCTCATAATCTACACCGATAATAAAACCTGCTCGTCTCAGTCCATCCCTTGTATAATTGTGCAGTGGTTTATTGAATATTTGAGAGCTGGGAATATAAATATCACATCCTTCGGCTGTACGGATATGAGTGTGTCTGAGTTCAACCCCTTTCACACGACCTTGAAGTCCTTCTGATTGTATCAAATCTCCTATACTGAATGGACGACTAAAAGCAAGAAAAAATCCTGCGAGTATATTTTCACCAATTTCGCGAAAAGCAAAACCGATCACTACAGCTGTTATACCCCCACCCGCTAACAATGAGGTGGCAATTGATGTAAAACCAAGTGTATTTAAAGCTATCAAAAAGCCGAATATGTAAAATAATCCCCTTACCAATTTAAGGAAAAAGGTTTGGTAGGTAGTTGTAAAATCACCACGCTCTATACCTTTCTTAATCCCCTTTGAAACAAGCTTCCCCAAAATGACAAATACTGCAAAAATTAGGATGGCATAAATTAGCAAAGGTAATTTTTCGCTTAGAGAAATGACGTCCAATTTAATTGTTTCAAAAATACTATCCATAATATTGTATACTGCTACTTCTGATATGATTTAAAGATTTCCCTTTTAAGGTCTGATAACTGCCTATTAGATCAGCGCAGAGGCAGGAGTGAACAGGTAATACGCCAATTATGTCACCAACATGAATAAATCTCATAAACTCATTTGTACATTTTACAATACCATGTTCTTGAGATAAGGCTTTAACGTAACCATTCTTATTAGTCGGATTCCACCCATTTTTAGTTAGTTCTACAGGATATCCATAGTGCTTTATGCTTTCATGATCAATAACATCCTTGGATAGATGTACGGCGCCTCCATGAATCACGATTTCATTTCGTGAGGGATATTTTGCAACGACCGGACATGCTAAAGCAACTGCGATATCACTTAAGGTACATGCCCCGATTTGTACCTGCATCAGATCATAAAAAACCAGATTCCCTGGACTGAGTTGATCTATTCCAGTAAAATTTGCAGCTACGGATGAACATGGAGTATCACCAATACAAATATTGTATTCTTCTCTATTTAGGTTGGTACCAGAAATTATGTCTGAAATACTTAATAAAACTCCTTTGTGTATTTCGTGAATTTCTGATTTACACCTGGCTTTATAGGAGTGGCCGGGATGAGAATAAAACCCTTTAAAAAGAAGATTTTTAACCTCTGAAATCTCTGTGATAACATCACTAATTTCAGCTTCATGATTTATGTTAAAACCAGTTCTATTGGAACCGGTATCAATTTCAATCATAACGCCGGTCGGATTTGTAATAGAAGTTTTAAGGCTTTCAAGAGCTACCGAATCACTGATTAAAATGGTAAGAGATATCTCATTTGATAGTGCATTAATTGCATCAACCTCTCGGATATTTACAGGGAAAGCAAT
This is a stretch of genomic DNA from Halalkalibaculum roseum. It encodes these proteins:
- a CDS encoding SPOR domain-containing protein, translating into MTNKNIIIYTFSLLALLLLLPAQGVSQDKIPVREYTNPEEVVTFDRTTPFERALDIINEFSQEARGKVIIDRTGQSGSIGISVPAMHWEDALDLILRVNGLVLLEREKFFEIVQAQTAGATTQQSSGAQQGSGGDEEGPAATTRSREVRINAIFFEGNKRALQEIGVDWSTLTENVPENISQFANPQQGGASGGGGGGAGGQNEGQLPSTTFENQFVSVNSKGASSVSQNVFNSIVNFGEIGGSGIRVQALFSAFEADNLGEILASPTVKVLDGQEGRIQVGQDFSIKQRDFAGNVTDQFFSVGTILQVTPQIIEQQDTTFIHLTIEAERSSAQPDPVSTVINKQQATTQSVLMDGEATVIAGLYRTESSEVRRGIPVLKDLPPWFFGLRYLFGYNSTDYQMRELVILIQASIEPSIPERFAKTEYKDKFEILGQERERIREELRKSTMNTDKLIEREEEPAPPETMQEEEEGSGMNDTQPMMEEEPEQQEEPEAEEPEEPQETSNNQMNMNTDPEVKTEPVTLNFDLNDEEEATDQNQDQDADSEGGAAEMTSDTSGSSVSGAANSSDESTQNTTNKNQKKYTNGDTYYVIAGSFKNEQNAVDFKDRLATNNYPAVLFNKPDSDFFFVAYDRFSNLNHAKAALADIVQNENDGAWIYKMQ
- a CDS encoding alanine racemase; translated protein: MVDEEKCRANIKRMVQKCIKHNLEFRPHFKTHQSSDIGRWFKAEGVTGITVSSVKMANYFADNGWNDITIAFPVNIREVDAINALSNEISLTILISDSVALESLKTSITNPTGVMIEIDTGSNRTGFNINHEAEISDVITEISEVKNLLFKGFYSHPGHSYKARCKSEIHEIHKGVLLSISDIISGTNLNREEYNICIGDTPCSSVAANFTGIDQLSPGNLVFYDLMQVQIGACTLSDIAVALACPVVAKYPSRNEIVIHGGAVHLSKDVIDHESIKHYGYPVELTKNGWNPTNKNGYVKALSQEHGIVKCTNEFMRFIHVGDIIGVLPVHSCLCADLIGSYQTLKGKSLNHIRSSSIQYYG
- a CDS encoding mechanosensitive ion channel family protein, coding for MDSIFETIKLDVISLSEKLPLLIYAILIFAVFVILGKLVSKGIKKGIERGDFTTTYQTFFLKLVRGLFYIFGFLIALNTLGFTSIATSLLAGGGITAVVIGFAFREIGENILAGFFLAFSRPFSIGDLIQSEGLQGRVKGVELRHTHIRTAEGCDIYIPSSQIFNKPLHNYTRDGLRRAGFIIGVDYEDNIQKALELLVNELASIEEILKNPKPTLLISNFTPNFVEIQIYFWIDTFNQEISLGRVRTEAMEACRTLLIENNFTLSSSVSTSLEMDKLNIVMEKKE